The window agggaggaagagagagagagagagagagagaagggcagggagggggaggaggaggggcgggaagagagagagagaagggaggggcagagggggagggagggggagagagaaagagaagggcagggagggggaggggaagagagagagagagaagggcagggagggggaggaggaggggcgggaagagagagagaagggaggggcagaggggggagggagggagggggagagagagagagagaaagagagaagggcagggaaaggcagaggagagtgaggggaagaggagggggggagagagtgaggggggagtgagggggaagaggagggggggagagagtgagggggaagaggaggggggagagagtgagggggaagaggaggggggtggagagtgagggggaagaggaggggggtggagagtgaggggcaaagggggagcaggagagtaggagagacagagaagggcagcaaggggtagaggagagggagggggaagagcgagagaggaagaagggatgggggtgaggggaacgggggaagggagagatagaggggaagggagagaggggcagggagggtgaggagggagaggggaagagaagggcaacgaaggggagaggagggggagaggagagggaggggggagagagagaaggggtggggttgaggtggaagagagagacaggggaagggagagaggggcagagggggcagggaaggagggggagatagggagggggagagagagaaggggtgggggtgaggtggaagagagtgacaggggaagggagagaggggcagagggggcagggaaggagggggagatagggagggggagatagggagggggagagagagaaggggtgggggtgaggtggaagagagagacaggggaagggagagaggggcagagggggcagggaaggagggggagatagggagggggagggggagatagggagggggaggggaagaggtggtCAAGAGAGACAGTTAAGTGACTCTTGTTTGTTTTCTTCCTTTCTATTTCTCCCAGCTGGGATGCGGAGGGTCCCTCACCCCGTCTCCGGCCTCCTGCCCCCAGGACGCCCCGTGCCTTTCGACCGAGGCCCCGCCCGCCCTCTTCAGCGACGGGAGCCACATCCTCGAGGTGTTGAGGAAGCTGAAGGAGGCCAACTCGCTTGGCCGTCTCGCGGGGCCCCGGTCCCGGCTCCCTGACCCCAACCCCTGGCTCCGGCCCCGGGCAAAGCCCTGCGACCCGCCACCCGACTCCAGCCCCCGGCCCCggcctccctccccacttccctcccggtTCCCGGCCGCCCGGGAGCGGAGTCCCTCAGCCCCGGGCCTCCTCCTGAAGCTCAGCCCTCAACCTGCCAGGGCCTGGAGCCTGCTCCCAGGCCGGAGCGAGCAGCCCTCAGAGCCGGACAccaggcccaggcccaggcccaggcccagCCTCAGGcccagggagagggagcggggcggCCGGTCTCCCCGCTCCCTGAGGAAAGAGCTGGGTCTGTCTGCCTCTCCGCTCAGGGTGCCCCGGGAGGTCACCGGCAAACAGGCCGCAGCAGGCCCCGGGGCATCGGTCTCCAGCACCGGCCGAAGTCGCGGCCCCCCCAGCAACAGGCTGGCCCCCCAGACCCAGGCCCTGCAGGCCGAGCCCCAGGCCCTGCAGGCCGAGCCCCAGACCCAGGCCCTGCAGGCCGTACCCCAGACCCAGGCCCTGCAGGCCGAGCCCCAGGCCCTGCAGGCCGAGCCCCAGACCCAGGTCCTGCAGGCCATGCCCCAGGCCCTGCAGGCCGTGCCCCAGACCCAGGCCCTGCAGGCCGTGCCCCAGACCCAGGCCCTGCAGGCCGAGCCCCAGGCCCCGGCCCAGGCTCAGCCCCAACCTCAGGCCCAGGCCCTCCGGAAGCTGCCCAGCAGAGCCCGGAGCCCGGTGCCTCAGAGTAAACAGCTGTCCCGGGGGGACGGTAGCCCCAAGGGTGGCCCCAGGCCCAAAGCACTGGCGGCTGAATCCCGACTCCCCGGCCTGGGCCCCCTgccccccgcaccctccaccatcGAGGAGAAGGTGATGAGGGGGATCGAGGAGAACATGCAGAGGCTGCGGCTCCAGGCCGGCGAAGCCAAGCAGCCGAGGGCCGGCGGTGGCCCCTCCTCCTTGGCCACCTGGTTCGGCTTCCACAGGAGCAAACTCCCAGCGATGGTCGGCAGGAAGGAGCAGgccggggccgaggaggaggaggaggagggagaggcccGGACTCCAGGCCAGGCCCTGGGCCGAAGGAAGGTGCACAGGGACCGGGAGCCCAGGAAGAGCCTACCCCAAGACCGCTGGAAGAGGCCGGACTCGGGCAAGCTCGGcccgaggggggaggaggaggaggaggaagaggaggggacgcCGGTCGGTCGAAGGGGAGAGGGAACCGATAACTTCATGCAGCAGCTGCTCAACAGGTAAACAGGATcattcccccccctccaccccatcttccccacccccccactcccattccctccaATTTCACCgcaactccccccccactcccattccctccactttCACCGCAACTCCCCCCTCCTATTTACTACCCTccgctcccccctcaccccccaactcccccctcccattcaccagcccccacccccatacaccctctccccacaagaggaaatatctgcTCTACGTCTTCCCCATCGAAACCCTTTCCAAATTATacagacctccatcaggtcacaccaacccccccaccccccagcccgtgCAGACTTTCGTGATGGTTATCACGGATGGTTTTgcaaggaggaggagaggagagggggagaggttcaggagggaattccagagctcggggccccaggCAGTTGAGGGCAAGGCCGTCGATGGTGGAGCGCTGGGAATCGTGTTGCGGAGGATTAGCGCGGAAATCACTGGAGGgtcgcagggggggggggggggggggctggaggaggttacagagatagggaggagggatttgaacaggagggtgagaattttaaagatCGAGGCGTTGCTGAACCGGGAGCTGGCGTTGGTCAGCGAGtgcagggcggggggagggggggtgacgggcgaacgggactcggtgcgagttaggacacgggaggggcagcagagttttgggatgAGCTGAGGTTTACAGGGATGAGAGATGGAAGGTGGGGGCCGGGAGAGGGTGGGAACAGTCGACTCTGGAGGGGTGAGGGTTTGGACTGAGTGATGTGGAGACGTGTGCAGGCTCCAGAAAAGCCAGTTTGAAGATTCTGATAAACGATGATCATGGACATATCTGTTTCCTTGGTTGCCATACCAACAGGGTTGACGGGAAGGAGTCTTTGCCGACCAGTGGCCCGAGTAAGACCAAACCCTCCCACCGGACGACCGAGCTCCAATCGAGTGGTCACACTGCGGACGCCCAGACGGACGGATTGGTCAGCCGGCCACAGCTCATCGCAGAGCCACCGGACACCTCCAGGTTGCAGGTCAACCACCTCCGCTCCAGTGAAGACATCCATCATTTGGAGAAGGTGTGACGGGTTCCCTTCCACTTGCCTGAGAGACGAGGCCCCGTGGCATTGCTCACGGATGGAGCAAGGCCGCCATTGTCGTGCGGGAGAGGCGGAGCCTGATCTAGGGCCCGCCTCAAGGGTCAAGGCGCATCCCCACAGGAAATAGTTTCAAAGTGGCACACCTCGAGGTCAGTTAGAGGGCAGCGCCCAGCTCTCACCCTTGAGGAGAGGCCAGTTCAGAAATAGCAGTGCGGCGCTACCTCAGgaatgcacctccgacagtgcgccgctccctcagtactgaccctccgacagtgcgccgctccctcagtactgacccaccggcagtgtggcgctccctcagcactgaccctccgacagtgcgccgctccctcagcactgacccaccggcagtgtggcgctccctcagcactgaccctccgacagtgcgccgctccctcagtactgaccctccgacagtgcgccgctccctcagcactgacccaccggcagtgtggcgctccctcagcactgaccctccgacagtgcggggctccctcagcaccgaccctccgacagtgcggcgctccctcagcactgaccctccgacagcgcggcgttccctcagtactgaccctctgacagcgcggcgttccctcagtactgaccctccgacagtgtggcgctccctcagcactgaccctccgacagtgcagcgctccctcagcactgaccctccgtcagtgcggcgctccctcagtactgaccctccgacagtgcggcgctccctcagtactgaccctccgacagtgcggcgctccctcagcactgaccctccgacagtgtggcgctccct is drawn from Heterodontus francisci isolate sHetFra1 unplaced genomic scaffold, sHetFra1.hap1 HAP1_SCAFFOLD_1898, whole genome shotgun sequence and contains these coding sequences:
- the LOC137364669 gene encoding nck-associated protein 5-like; this encodes LGCGGSLTPSPASCPQDAPCLSTEAPPALFSDGSHILEVLRKLKEANSLGRLAGPRSRLPDPNPWLRPRAKPCDPPPDSSPRPRPPSPLPSRFPAARERSPSAPGLLLKLSPQPARAWSLLPGRSEQPSEPDTRPRPRPRPSLRPRERERGGRSPRSLRKELGLSASPLRVPREVTGKQAAAGPGASVSSTGRSRGPPSNRLAPQTQALQAEPQALQAEPQTQALQAVPQTQALQAEPQALQAEPQTQVLQAMPQALQAVPQTQALQAVPQTQALQAEPQAPAQAQPQPQAQALRKLPSRARSPVPQSKQLSRGDGSPKGGPRPKALAAESRLPGLGPLPPAPSTIEEKVMRGIEENMQRLRLQAGEAKQPRAGGGPSSLATWFGFHRSKLPAMVGRKEQAGAEEEEEEGEARTPGQALGRRKVHRDREPRKSLPQDRWKRPDSGKLGPRGEEEEEEEEGTPVGRRGEGTDNFMQQLLNRVDGKESLPTSGPSKTKPSHRTTELQSSGHTADAQTDGLVSRPQLIAEPPDTSRLQVNHLRSSEDIHHLEKIEDSAAKYDITSDESLTEVLASHCFIGSNFQTRTLDSGIGTFPPPDAAGSVLRKLFPHTRMGQQEPGTPGRGRTGGTVNIPRKARTLERELPCPGDTQRCDDMKPTLDIPRFSRETVQQLKAAGKAEVS